A window of the Brassica oleracea var. oleracea cultivar TO1000 chromosome C1, BOL, whole genome shotgun sequence genome harbors these coding sequences:
- the LOC106305765 gene encoding thiol-disulfide oxidoreductase LTO1-like: MMMARFIPVSSCQFRFGFRELPPSSSALNPRRFEVSRRRFPIKCSSSESDDGVDSVSINSSMYSWFTGLGGIGMLDTAYLTYLKLTGSDAFCPVGGGTCGDVLNSDYALVFGVPLPVIGFVMYGLVTALSAQLAEGNLPFGVSKTNGRFALFAATTTMASASAYFLYILNTKLSGSSCLYCLVSAFLSFTLFFLAVKDVKLQEIQQVVGLQICLALIVVASLTASYSTARPIPSSSGDIELPYYSTEITTLSSPYAIALAKHLNSIGAKMYGAFWCSHCLEQKEMFGREAAKLLNYVECFPEGYKKGTKIFKACSDVGIEGFPTWMINGQVLSGEVELAELAEMSGFSLDQATEAKPLQ; this comes from the exons ATGATGATGGCGAGGTTTATCCCTGTATCGTCTTGTCAGTTTCGTTTCGGCTTCCGCGAGCTTCCTCCTTCGTCGTCGGCTCTCAATCCAAGACGGTTCGAG GTCTCTCGCCGGAGATTCCCGATCAAATGCTCGTCGTCTGAGTCGGATGATGGTGTAGATTCGGTATCTATTAACAGTTCGATGTACAGCTGGTTCACCGGACTCGGCGGTATCGGGATGTTAGACACCGCGTATTTAACCTACCTGAAACTGACCGGATCCGATGCCTTTTGCCCCGTTGGTGGTGGTACTTGCGGCGATGTATTGAACAGCGATTACGCCCTTGTTTTTG GTGTTCCTCTGCCAGTGATTGGGTTTGTTATGTATGGCTTAGTAACAGCTTTGAGTGCACAGCTTGCGGAAGGGAATCTACCCTTTGGAGTTAGTAAGACCAATGGGCGTTTTGCGTTATTTGCCGCCACAACTACGATGGCATCTGCTAGTGCGTACTTCCTGTATATACTTAACACAAAACTCTCAGGATCATCGTGCCTCTATTGCCTAGTATCTGCTTTCCTATCGTTTACTCTATTTTTCCTCGCTGTAAAG GATGTGAAGTTGCAAGAGATACAGCAAGTTGTGGGATTGCAGATATGCTTGGCACTCATAGTAGTTGCCTCTTTGACTGCTTCATATAGTACTGCTCGACCAATCCCTTCAAG CTCAGGTGACATTGAGCTGCCATATTATTCAACAGAGATCACTACATTATCGAGCCCATATGCTATAGCGTTAGCAAAACATCTAAACTCCATTGGAGCTAAAATGTATGGAGCGTTCTGGTGTTCTCACTGCTTAGAGCAAAAAGAG ATGTTTGGAAGAGAAGCAGCAAAGCTACTGAATTACGTGGAATGTTTTCCCGAAGGCTACAAGAAAGGAACTAAGATATTCAAGGCATGTTCAGATGTTGGGATCGAAGGATTCCCCACATGGATGATAAATGGTCAG GTATTAAGCGGAGAAGTAGAACTCGCTGAACTAGCGGAGATGTCTGGATTCAGCCTTGATCAGGCAACTGAGGCCAAACCACTTCAGTAA
- the LOC106305785 gene encoding ganglioside-induced differentiation-associated protein 2-like, whose amino-acid sequence MTTPQISEIEQEQLIEKLEIFKIHGRDKRGRKILRIIGKFFPARFLSLDVLNKYLEEKIFPRLGRKPFAVLYVHTGVQRSENFPGISALRAIYDAIPVNVRDNLQEVYFLHPGLQSRLFLATCGRFLFSGGLYGKLRYISRVDYLWEHVRRNEVEMPEFVYDHDDDLEFRPMMDYGQESDHARVYAGAAVDSSVSSFSMRCIS is encoded by the exons ATGACGACACCTCAGATTTCGGAGATTGAGCAAGAGCAGCTGATCGAGAAGCTCGAGATCTTCAAGATCCATGGCAGAGACAAACGCGGCCGTAAGATCCTTCGGATTATCGGCAAATTCTTTCCAG CTCGGTTTCTATCACTGGATGTGTTGAACAAGTATCTAGAGGAGAAGATCTTCCCTCGACTAGGGAGAAAACCGTTCGCCGTGCTCTACGTCCACACCGGCGTGCAGAGGAGCGAGAATTTCCCCGGAATCTCAGCTCTGCGAGCGATCTACGACGCGATTCCGGTTAACGTCAGAGACAATCTCCAGGAGGTTTACTTCCTCCACCCAGGCCTCCAGTCGCGTCTCTTCCTCGCCACTTGCGGCCGATTCCTCTTCTCCGGCGG GTTGTACGGGAAGCTAAGGTACATAAGCAGAGTTGACTACTTGTGGGAACACGTGAGGAGGAACGAGGTAGAGATGCCGGAGTTTGTTTACGACCACGACGACGATCTAGAGTTCCGTCCGATGATGGATTACGGTCAGGAGAGCGATCACGCTAGGGTTTACGCCGGAGCCGCCGTAGATTCATCGGTCTCCAGTTTCTCCATGAGGTGTATCTCGTAG
- the LOC106299535 gene encoding uncharacterized protein LOC106299535 has product MSDPEKTKVNTEERINENSDESDYLWSDEEEEGEMREIVLALPALSLSDVDQVTRQKAVAAADLLIAAAQEAAVTKDNMEQEVGGSGGTVKKKKARRPRTVMLDDLADVAGASGSEATVSAGEEEPAKKPRKKGSPKLINPPEGPPKCNVCGRSFLSWKAVFGHLRAHRDRGYSGFLPPPTFNAAVEASGGDVAASCGGGGFGLGTGGLKIDLNADPIDEEEEECGTTTPKFDLNRSPPQDEEDAKEDKAE; this is encoded by the coding sequence ATGAGTGATCCCGAGAAAACAAAAGTGAACACTGAGGAAAGAATTAATGAAAATTCTGATGAAAGTGATTACCTCTGGAGCGATGAAGAAGAAGAAGGGGAGATGCGCGAAATAGTTCTCGCCCTTCCCGCACTGAGTCTTAGTGATGTGGATCAGGTAACCCGTCAAAAAGCCGTCGCTGCGGCTGACTTATTGATTGCTGCCGCTCAAGAAGCGGCGGTGACAAAAGACAACATGGAACAAGAGGTTGGTGGAAGTGGTGGAACAGTTAAGAAGAAAAAGGCTCGTCGTCCAAGGACGGTTATGTTGGACGACTTGGCAGATGTGGCCGGCGCGTCCGGTTCTGAAGCCACCGTGTCTGCTGGAGAAGAAGAGCCGGCAAAGAAGCCTAGGAAGAAAGGTTCTCCTAAGTTGATCAACCCACCTGAAGGTCCTCCTAAATGTAACGTTTGCGGGAGAAGTTTTCTTTCTTGGAAAGCCGTCTTCGGCCACTTACGGGCTCATAGAGACCGTGGTTACTCTGGCTTCTTACCTCCCCCCACATTTAATGCGGCCGTGGAAGCATCTGGCGGGGATGTTGCTGCTTCTTGCGGTGGTGGAGGGTTTGGTTTAGGCACTGGGGGATTGAAAATCGATTTGAACGCTGACCCAATCGATGAGGAGGAGGAGGAATGTGGAACTACTACTCCAAAGTTTGATCTCAACAGGTCACCACCACAAGATGAAGAAGATGCAAAAGAGGACAAAGCCGAGTGA
- the LOC106305792 gene encoding uncharacterized protein LOC106305792 produces MTAAGVASVQTKKLLKFSLSLFRRGFNSSKCKTAAKMAVARIKLLRNKRQVVVKQMRRDIALLLQSGQDATARIRVEHVIREQNILAANEIIELFCELIVSRLTIITKQKECPVDLKEGIASLIFAAPRCSEIPELGDLKDIFEKKYGRDFVSAATELRPTCGVNRMLIDKLSVRHPGGEFKLKIMKEIAKEFQVDWDTAETEQELLKPQEATIDGPRAFVSASSLPVNRASDEPIDPTKAVPRSSSSMSSINTHYHDTESAAEAAAELAKQAVAAAQVAALLANRRDSSNSNKEFSVSSFSSLDHSRRRSETSSYYYAKPSVANRRYSCNNPGVNEEDYAKTEAEAKGTMRRRHTLPPPATTEVKFDESDYYEEDTEPEEGPLQRRASSLPPDRAPPQAPQSAESRRDSSGHHVHPKLPDYDELAARFDSIRQSKGPLI; encoded by the exons ATGACGGCGGCCGGAGTAGCCTCGGTTCAGACGAAGAAGCTTCTCAAGTTCAGCCTTTCTCTCTTCCGCCGCGGCTTCAACTCCTCCAAATG CAAAACGGCGGCGAAGATGGCTGTAGCTAGAATAAAGCTTCTGAGGAACAAGAGACAAGTTGTGGTGAAGCAAATGAGACGTGACATCGCTCTTCTTCTTCAGTCCGGTCAAGATGCCACCGCTCGAATCAGA GTTGAGCATGTGATTAGGGAGCAGAACATCTTGGCGGCTAACGAAATCATTGAGCTTTTCTGTGAACTCATTGTTTCTCGACTCACTATCATCACAAAACAAAA GGAATGTCCTGTGGATCTGAAGGAAGGCATTGCGAGTTTGATATTCGCTGCGCCTAGGTGCTCGGAGATACCTGAGCTTGGAGATCTGAAAGACATCTTTGAGAAGAAGTACGGAAGAGATTTCGTGTCTGCTGCTACTGAGCTGCGTCCTACCTGTGGCGTGAACCGGATG CTGATTGATAAGCTTTCGGTGAGGCATCCTGGTGGAGAATTCAAACTTAAAATCATGAAGGAGATTGCCAAGGAGTTCCAGGTTGATTGGGACACTGCAGAGACTGAGCAAGAACTTCTCAAACCTCAAGAAGCAACCATT GATGGTCCACGTGCGTTTGTTAGCGCGTCAAGCTTACCAGTAAACCGTGCTTCTGATGAACCCATTGATCCTACCAAAGCTGTGCCGAG ATCGAGTAGTAGCATGAGCAGCATCAACACGCATTATCATGACACCGAGTCAGCAGCTGAAGCAGCAGCTGAACTAGCCAAGCAGGCGGTTGCAGCAGCACAAGTAGCCGCCTTGTTAGCTAACAGAAGAGACAGCAGTAACAGCAACAAGGAGTTCTCTGTATCCTCCTTTTCGTCTTTGGATCATTCAAGGAGACGATCTGAAACAAGCTCCTACTACTACGCTAAACCTTCCGTAGCAAACAGAAGATACAGCTGCAACAATCCAGGTGTAAATGAAGAAGACTACGCCAAAACGGAAGCAGAAGCGAAGGGAACAATGAGGAGGAGACACACACTTCCTCCTCCTGCGACTACTGAGGTCAAGTTTGATGAGTCTGACTACTACGAGGAAGATACAGAGCCGGAAGAAGGACCTTTACAGAGACGTGCTTCTTCCCTCCCGCCAGACAGAGCACCACCTCAGGCTCCTCAGTCTGCTGAGTCTAGAAGGGACTCGAGCGGTCACCATGTTCACCCAAAGCTTCCTGATTATGATGAGTTGGCGGCACGTTTTGACTCTATCAGACAGAGTAAAGGGCCACTGATCTGA
- the LOC106298878 gene encoding uncharacterized protein LOC106298878: MEGLDSVFLSDRTTHQPVRSVSLPTRIHPLSVKLRAALNRLSIWRRSSSSVSVSASFGSETLLVGLANLTELYGCVHELLESSYVRNTLRHHHKGKLLEDSLNGSIVLLDVCEAAREVIVTMREHMMNLKSALRRKGSVEKEVRAYANVRKKAKKEISKHLNGLKKMETIDISPNIDQDPAVASTSVLRETIEISVSILRHLLLFLSTTPPPSPPPARKIKNIIGLFPIPLASRSLADRYLDLIKEVKSLDDVFLGSLEKNKRRDIVEESFGDLEAELDSVFKCLVKNRLLFLNILSNC, translated from the coding sequence ATGGAGGGTTTAGATTCAGTTTTCCTATCTGATCGAACCACACACCAGCCGGTTCGATCTGTGAGTCTTCCTACAAGAATCCATCCACTTTCTGTTAAACTCAGAGCAGCCTTGAACCGGCTCAGTATCTGGAGGAGATCCTCTTCCTCAGTCTCAGTTTCAGCTTCTTTCGGGTCCGAGACGCTTCTCGTTGGACTCGCGAACCTCACCGAGCTCTACGGCTGCGTCCACGAGCTACTCGAGTCTTCTTACGTGAGAAACACTCTTCGTCACCACCATAAGGGGAAACTTCTAGAAGATTCTTTAAATGGATCCATTGTGTTGCTCGACGTGTGTGAGGCCGCAAGGGAGGTGATTGTCACGATGAGAGAGCACATGATGAATCTCAAATCAGCTCTTCGTAGGAAAGGTAGCGTAGAGAAGGAGGTTAGGGCATATGCTAACGTGAGGAAGAAGGCAAAGAAAGAAATCTCCAAACACCTCAATGGACTTAAGAAAATGGAAACTATAGATATTTCCCCAAATATAGATCAAGATCCAGCGGTAGCATCTACGAGTGTTCTGAGAGAGACGATCGAAATCTCTGTCTCGATTCTCAGGCATCTTTTGTTGTTCCTATCGACAACACCACCACCATCACCACCTCCAGCAAGGAAAATCAAGAACATCATTGGTCTTTTTCCAATTCCTTTAGCATCGAGGTCATTGGCAGATAGATATCTGGATCTGATAAAAGAAGTGAAAAGTCTTGACGATGTCTTTTTGGGCTCTCTTGAGAAGAACAAGAGGAGAGATATTGTTGAAGAGAGCTTTGGTGATCTGGAGGCAGAGCTGGACTCTGTTTTCAAGTGCTTAGTCAAGAACAGATTATTGTTCCTTAATATCCTAAGTAACTGTTGA
- the LOC106295950 gene encoding uncharacterized protein LOC106295950, which produces MTIKKQLRSISLPSRSHPSTAGIEEALNKVKAINTTPGSSESILTALAGLEELYNRTEEFLKMGSTQRVMSSDVSEFMEEMLDGSLRLMDICNISRDLMVETHEHVRGVQSCVRRKKVARGGADQLDVAVAGYVRFRKNMRKETKKVLGSLKKFNGESCSSSSGVSDGQQDEHLAAVINAMRRVVSVSVSVLKSFLEFLSGRESNIKSKLSSVLKKKKVHHEETKNELESLGSSICCSRDDLQNKLEEVEMSIDGFEKYLEGLFRRLIRTRASLLNIISH; this is translated from the coding sequence ATGACTATCAAGAAACAACTAAGATCCATCAGTTTACCTTCAAGATCACATCCGAGCACGGCAGGGATCGAGGAAGCTCTTAACAAGGTTAAAGCGATTAACACCACGCCGGGTTCTTCAGAATCAATCTTGACGGCATTGGCTGGTTTGGAGGAGCTCTATAATCGTACGGAGGAGTTTCTTAAAATGGGTTCGACTCAGCGTGTTATGTCGTCGGATGTATCAGAGTTTATGGAGGAGATGCTCGATGGGTCTTTAAGGCTAATGGATATATGCAATATCTCTAGAGACCTCATGGTGGAGACTCACGAACATGTTCGTGGTGTTCAGTCATGTGTCAGACGCAAGAAAGTAGCCAGAGGAGGAGCTGATCAACTCGATGTCGCTGTCGCTGGCTATGTCAGATTTAGAAAGAACATGAGAAAAGAAACTAAGAAGGTTCTTGGATCCTTGAAGAAATTCAATGGAGAGTCATGTTCATCGTCGTCGGGGGTAAGTGATGGCCAACAAGATGAACACCTTGCGGCAGTTATAAATGCGATGAGACGAGTAGTTTCAGTTAGCGTGTCGGTGTTGAAGTCGTTCTTGGAGTTCTTGTCGGGACGAGAAAGTAACATTAAGAGCAAGTTGTCTTCGGTACTAAAGAAAAAGAAGGTTCATCATGAGGAGACGAAGAACGAGTTGGAGAGTTTGGGTTCATCGATATGTTGCTCTCGTGATGACCTACAAAATAAGCTTGAAGAGGTCGAGATGAGCATTGACGGATTCGAGAAGTATCTAGAAGGTTTATTTCGAAGGTTGATAAGAACACGAGCCTCGCTTCTCAACATAATCTCTCATTAA